A genome region from Chryseobacterium sp. G0186 includes the following:
- a CDS encoding DUF1972 domain-containing protein → MKTKVAIIGTVGLPAKYGGFETLTAHLVEELADTYDFTVYCSSKKYTKEERTESWKGAKLKYLPLDANGIQSIPYDTLSIFHALFTSDVLLVLGVAGAWLLPFVKLFTRKKIIISIDGIEWKRDKWSLPAKLYLWWAEKLAVRFSHIDISDNESIQDYTSLRYKTISRVIEYGADHTKVNLTPTSENREKYPFLSEEYAVKVCRIEPENHVHTILKVFSELPDRTLVLVGNWKNSPYGIDMKQQYSGFKNIHLLDPIYDQEMIDLIRGNASLYIHGHSAGGTNPSLVEAMFLGLPIISNGVSYNRTTTEDQAFYFSNEEDLKNILNKMTREDLRNCAVQMKKIAERRYTWKKIAKKYSQLIEETFTVNKKTNVYPMISKLDKKILEKYNLEHLKNIQLFNSSNKTA, encoded by the coding sequence AGACAAAAGTAGCCATCATCGGAACGGTAGGTTTACCTGCTAAATACGGAGGTTTTGAAACTTTAACGGCACATCTTGTAGAAGAGCTTGCCGACACTTATGATTTTACAGTGTACTGCTCATCAAAAAAATACACAAAAGAAGAAAGAACCGAAAGCTGGAAAGGGGCCAAACTAAAATATCTTCCTCTTGATGCCAACGGAATTCAAAGCATACCGTATGATACGTTATCAATTTTTCATGCTTTATTTACCAGTGATGTTTTATTGGTTTTAGGAGTTGCAGGCGCCTGGTTATTACCATTTGTAAAGTTATTTACCCGTAAAAAAATCATCATTTCGATTGACGGTATAGAATGGAAAAGAGATAAATGGTCTTTACCTGCAAAATTATACCTGTGGTGGGCAGAAAAACTGGCCGTGAGATTTTCCCACATTGATATTTCTGATAATGAATCTATTCAGGATTATACTTCTTTACGATATAAAACGATCAGCAGGGTCATAGAATATGGTGCAGACCACACAAAAGTCAATTTGACCCCGACTTCTGAAAATAGAGAAAAATACCCTTTTTTATCCGAAGAATATGCCGTAAAGGTCTGCAGAATAGAACCGGAAAATCATGTTCATACCATTTTAAAAGTGTTCAGTGAACTTCCTGACCGTACGCTGGTATTGGTTGGCAACTGGAAAAACAGCCCGTATGGAATTGATATGAAACAGCAATATTCAGGCTTTAAAAATATTCATCTTCTGGATCCTATTTATGATCAGGAAATGATAGATCTTATCCGCGGAAATGCTTCTCTCTATATCCACGGACATTCTGCAGGAGGCACCAATCCTTCTTTGGTAGAAGCAATGTTTTTAGGGCTGCCCATCATAAGCAATGGAGTTTCTTACAACAGAACCACGACTGAGGATCAGGCTTTTTATTTTTCCAATGAAGAAGATCTTAAAAATATTTTAAATAAAATGACAAGAGAAGATCTCCGGAATTGTGCCGTACAGATGAAGAAAATAGCAGAGAGAAGATATACCTGGAAAAAAATAGCAAAAAAATACAGTCAGCTGATTGAAGAGACTTTTACAGTCAACAAAAAAACAAATGTTTACCCTATGATTTCAAAACTAGACAAAAAAATTCTTGAAAAATATAACCTGGAACATTTGAAAAATATACAGCTGTTCAACAGTTCAAATAAAACCGCTTAA
- a CDS encoding glycosyltransferase family 4 protein has product MKNCIELSILGILAFTLSMCIIPLMRAAAQKLKLVDVPNSRKVHQTAIPLIGGLVIGIVVSLLMGATVSNSLKEILPIIITSYIMLLVGTLDDKTDIKAIYKLGIQLCVSVIIATSGIRISSLYGLFGVYEINIYLQYILTVLVITTAVNSFNLIDGIDGLAGSVAGIGFGLFFIITLIEGNISLAKIGILFIGSILAFLKYNFSQKNKIFLGNSGALFLGYLLICLGIYITKFDHSTTHFPYGIFFILFVFTVPVIDSVRVYADRILRGKSAFKADKTHIHHHLLQLGLSHKKITLIFLSINVIVLAIQIIFFNNYSIYTILFSFLAFILIFKLIKAINLFLTWKNNIKQMENS; this is encoded by the coding sequence ATGAAAAATTGTATAGAACTATCCATACTGGGAATCCTTGCTTTCACTTTATCGATGTGTATCATTCCACTGATGAGAGCGGCTGCCCAAAAACTTAAATTAGTAGATGTTCCCAATTCAAGAAAAGTTCATCAGACGGCAATTCCTCTCATTGGAGGCTTAGTGATAGGCATTGTTGTTAGTTTACTGATGGGAGCTACCGTCAGTAACAGCCTGAAAGAGATACTTCCGATCATCATCACTTCATACATTATGCTGTTGGTAGGAACTTTAGATGACAAAACGGACATTAAGGCAATCTATAAGCTGGGGATACAACTCTGTGTGAGTGTAATAATAGCAACATCCGGAATCAGAATATCTTCTTTGTACGGGCTATTCGGAGTTTATGAAATCAATATTTACCTGCAATACATTCTTACCGTTTTGGTTATTACCACTGCAGTGAACTCCTTTAATCTGATCGATGGAATAGACGGATTGGCAGGAAGCGTTGCAGGAATAGGTTTTGGTCTATTTTTTATTATCACTCTTATAGAAGGCAACATTAGCCTTGCAAAAATTGGCATTTTGTTCATCGGCAGTATCCTGGCTTTCCTCAAATACAATTTTTCTCAAAAAAACAAAATATTTTTAGGGAACTCCGGGGCATTATTTTTAGGATACCTATTAATTTGTTTAGGTATTTATATTACGAAATTTGACCACAGTACGACTCATTTCCCTTATGGTATCTTCTTCATTCTGTTTGTATTTACCGTCCCGGTCATAGATTCTGTAAGAGTATATGCCGATAGAATTTTAAGAGGAAAATCTGCATTCAAAGCAGATAAAACACACATCCATCATCACCTTTTACAATTGGGTCTGTCTCACAAAAAAATTACTCTGATCTTTTTATCAATCAATGTTATCGTTCTTGCCATTCAGATCATTTTTTTCAACAACTACTCTATTTACACCATACTATTTTCTTTCCTTGCTTTTATCCTAATATTTAAGCTGATCAAAGCTATCAACCTTTTTTTAACCTGGAAAAATAACATCAAACAAATGGAAAATTCATAA